The stretch of DNA GTAGTTAAGCTTCTTTAAATGGGCACCGCTACGTTGTCGTTCATTTTAATGGGGCCTGACTCAGAGTGGGCGTAATGctcagtgatttcttttttccttcccctACTTAACAAGGCTAGGTTGTTGCTCGACTACCATTTCGGCCATGTTGTCAACTCGTTCCCGGTTTTAAATCTAGTTATGTCACCAAACTGGTCAGTTGGTGTCGCTCAGCCAGCGTTAGCTAGTTGTCGTCACGGGAGTTTGGCTCGTTATCTGATGACAACAATAACGTGGCTCTGGAGCTGAGGCCGGCCGGAACTTCAGAAGCTCCTCGGGTTAAACTCGCAGGATGTTTTAGCGTGTCTTGCTGTGGTTAGACGGCACCTCTGCAAACGTCTATATTCAGTTTGTGTTGGCAACATCAGGCGGCTAATGTTAGCTGGCTGAACACGCAATCTGTTATGACTTGGCAGCTGTCGTGCACATGTATAAATAGCTCGTAACTGAATCCTAACTTCAGTCCACTCTCCCACTTACTGCCGGCCGCACTTCTTTATATCCCAAATCAATCttaaacattttgtttgtttacatgtgtaCTCATGCACACTGCTTTCCACACAGGAAATGGAAAAACGGTTGGAAGAGAAGCTACGGATCAGCCAGAAAGAAAAGTAAGGTTttaaaaggctggaaaaataaagtagccaaagtgtttgtgtgttcttgcTCGTGTTTTTATTGGTTATGGCAATTCCTGCTTACGTTAACACAACTGAAAAGCATTTTTTGGGCACTGTCTCCCTTGCTTTAGTGTAGTGGCCTTTTCCTGTCATGTTGGTAAACTTGCATGGACGGTTTCTTGTTTTGCTTCCAGGGAGTCCAGCAATGCGTCCCGATCTCTGTTGAAGAAAACCATGGTAATACAGGACGACTCCTTACCAGCGGCACCCCAACCTCAGATACGCATTTTGAAGCGGCCTGCGAGTAACGGGTCACTGACCTCTACCCTGAATCAGAACAGACCTACACCGCAGGTCAAATCTTTGGCCCAGCGAGAAGCGGAGTATGCCGAGGCCAGGAAGAGAATACTGGGCAGCGCTTGTCCAGAGGAGACGCCTCAGGATAAGCCCAACATAGACAGGTAATACTCACTAAATACAATTGAGGAGTTTTAATCACAGCCTAACAAAAGCTTGCTGGTAATTGTTTGTTATATGTGCTGAAGACTGAGGAGTCAATTAAGAGTACAGCAGCCTTTGAATAGGCACGGTTGTTTTAAgttttggtttgtgtttcaGTCTAAAACGCAAGTACATCTTAGTAAtttcaaaacagtttttattcacaGTTTTGATTTGACTGTTATAATCTATACTGTTAGTGCAGTGTTGAATTAGGATAAACAGGACTTTTCAGAACACATTAATACGGAAGACTTACTGTCCTCCCATTCTGAGGACCACAGCTGGTTAATTTTTGGGGGGCTTTGGTAGAAACTGTCAGTGATCACAGGAAGCATTCTAATACTTTCTGTTATATTTAGTCAGATAACCTGATGTTATTTGACTAAAAAAAGGGGAAGTTCTATTCGTTTGATTTGAATTTAGCCAAAATCAATGTTAATGCAGCCAAagtgcagtggtgtaaaactCCAATCATCCTGTTGAAAGTTTGAGCTGCATAAAAATTCTTTTTAAGACAAAACTGTAAAATCATGTGCTGGAACTTGTGTCGCGTGACACAAACAGGAATCATATAAGTAGGACAGTTCCAGAGAAGGACGtccattcaaaaataaaaacaacaactgaaCATTGCCAACTGGCAGCAAGCTGTGAGCATTTTGTGTCAAGCTGTTGGCATGTGGAAAAGGCTGCTGTCTCTAATTTATTCCTGTTTCCTCCATTTCTGCCAGACCAGGGCACAATAACTCTACACTGCCTTCAGAGGACACCAGATCAAACAGTCACACCGTCCGGCAGCCAGCCGGCCCAGACGGCACCCAAGGTTTCCGACAGCACAGATAAGTGCACCTAGAGGGCCACCCAGCccctgaggggagagagatcGAGGGTCCCCTGAGAGCAAATGCAGTACTGTATTCTTAAAAATTTTCTTCCTTCCGTTCCCAAACACAC from Archocentrus centrarchus isolate MPI-CPG fArcCen1 chromosome 7, fArcCen1, whole genome shotgun sequence encodes:
- the szrd1 gene encoding SUZ RNA-binding domain-containing, encoding MDEEVAESWEEAADSGEMEKRLEEKLRISQKEKESSNASRSLLKKTMVIQDDSLPAAPQPQIRILKRPASNGSLTSTLNQNRPTPQVKSLAQREAEYAEARKRILGSACPEETPQDKPNIDRPGHNNSTLPSEDTRSNSHTVRQPAGPDGTQGFRQHR